One Burkholderia sp. PAMC 26561 genomic window carries:
- the dnaE gene encoding DNA polymerase III subunit alpha → MSFMSDPRFVHLRVHSEFSIADGIVRLDDVVKAAAKDGQGALALTDLGNAFGLVRFYKEARSKGVKPIAGCDVWITNPADRDKPARLLLLVKNQRGYLNLCELLSKAWLTNQYRGRAEVEYEWLEGGLSEGLLALSGAQHGDIGMAFAAGNDQAAQRHAERWAKLFPNAFYIELQRAGHPGGETYIQQAVALAAQLQLPVVATHPMQFMTPDDFTAHEARVCISEGDMLANPRRQKRFTTEQYFRTQEEMCALFADIPSALTNTVEIAKRCNLKLELGKPKLPLFPTPDGMSLDDYLVHLSKEGLEKRLAQLYPDEAAREAQRETYYARLEFECKTIIGMGFPGYFLIVADFIMWAKNNGVPVGPGRGSGAGSLVAYALFITDLDPLKYNLLFERFLNPDRVSMPDFDIDFCQEGRDRVIQYVKQKYGADAVSQIATFGTMAAKAAVRDIGRVLDLGYMFTDGIAKLIPFKPGKHVTIADALKEEPTLQERFDNEDEVHQLIELAQRVEGLTRNVGMHAGGVLIAPGKLTDFCPLYTQGEDGGVVSQYDKDDVEAVGLVKFDFLGLTTLTILDWAERYIRRLDPSKKDWNLSQVPLDDPASFQILKKANTVAVFQLESRGMQGMLKDAQPDRFEDIIALVALYRPGPMDLIPSFCARKHGREIVEYPDPRVESVLKETYGIMVYQEQVMQMAQIIGGYSLGGADLLRRAMGKKKAEEMAEHRELFRQGAAKNGLTAVKADEIFDLMEKFAGYGFNKSHAAAYALLAYFTAWLKAHHPAEFMAANMSLAMDDTDKVKILFEDCLVNKMVVLPPDINQSAYRFEPVPEADGKRSKTIRYGLGAVKGSGQSAIEEILRARDEAPFTDIFDFCTRVDRRMVNRRTVEALIRAGAFDSLHDNRAQLIASVPLAMEAADQAAANAMQSGLFDMGDEPQQGHELVDEPMWSDKKRLQEEKSALGFYLSGHLFDAYKTEVRRFVRQKIGELKEGREKLVAGVITTMRTQMTQRGKMLIVNLDDGTGQCEVTVFNEQFEANKALYKEDELLVVQGQARNDAFTGGIRFTVEAAMDLERARSKYAQSVKVEMNGNADALRLKKVLEAHSAPPEQAAAPAAVQPSSRGGFRGGDRDGGGRGQRVPVPIPNGLNVSILYRSEHAEGEVRLGDEWRVKPTDDLITALRGEFAGSSIEIVY, encoded by the coding sequence ATATCGTTCATGTCAGATCCCCGCTTTGTCCATCTTCGTGTTCACTCCGAATTCTCGATTGCCGACGGCATCGTGCGCCTTGACGACGTCGTCAAGGCCGCAGCCAAGGACGGCCAGGGCGCGCTCGCGCTGACCGATCTCGGCAATGCATTCGGCCTCGTCAGGTTCTACAAGGAAGCGCGCAGCAAGGGCGTGAAGCCCATTGCCGGCTGCGACGTCTGGATCACCAATCCAGCGGATCGCGACAAGCCCGCGCGTTTGCTCTTGCTCGTCAAGAATCAGCGCGGTTATCTGAACCTGTGCGAACTCCTGTCGAAAGCGTGGCTGACGAACCAGTATCGCGGACGCGCGGAAGTCGAGTACGAATGGCTCGAAGGCGGGTTGTCGGAAGGATTGCTGGCGCTGTCAGGCGCGCAGCATGGCGACATTGGCATGGCGTTCGCCGCCGGTAACGACCAGGCAGCGCAACGTCACGCAGAGCGCTGGGCGAAGCTGTTCCCGAATGCGTTTTACATCGAGTTGCAGAGGGCCGGACACCCGGGCGGCGAGACCTATATCCAGCAGGCTGTCGCGCTCGCCGCGCAGTTGCAGCTGCCGGTCGTCGCCACGCATCCCATGCAGTTCATGACGCCGGACGACTTTACGGCGCACGAAGCGCGCGTGTGTATTTCCGAAGGAGACATGCTCGCCAATCCGCGTCGTCAGAAGCGCTTTACGACCGAGCAATATTTCCGTACGCAAGAGGAGATGTGCGCGTTGTTCGCGGACATTCCATCAGCATTAACGAACACCGTCGAAATTGCGAAGCGCTGCAATCTCAAGCTCGAACTTGGCAAGCCGAAACTGCCGCTGTTCCCGACGCCCGACGGCATGTCGCTCGACGACTACCTCGTGCATTTGTCGAAGGAAGGGCTCGAGAAACGCCTGGCCCAGCTCTACCCCGACGAAGCCGCGCGCGAAGCGCAGCGCGAGACGTATTACGCGCGCCTGGAATTCGAGTGCAAGACCATCATCGGCATGGGCTTCCCGGGCTACTTCCTGATCGTCGCCGACTTCATCATGTGGGCGAAGAACAATGGTGTGCCGGTCGGGCCGGGCCGGGGATCGGGCGCCGGCTCGCTCGTCGCGTATGCGTTGTTCATTACCGACCTGGATCCGCTCAAGTACAACCTGCTGTTCGAACGGTTCCTGAATCCGGACCGCGTGTCCATGCCTGACTTCGATATCGACTTCTGTCAGGAAGGGCGGGACCGCGTCATTCAATACGTGAAGCAGAAGTACGGGGCTGACGCCGTATCGCAGATCGCGACGTTCGGTACGATGGCCGCGAAGGCCGCCGTGCGCGACATTGGACGGGTGCTCGATCTGGGCTACATGTTCACCGATGGCATCGCCAAGCTGATTCCGTTCAAGCCGGGCAAGCACGTGACCATCGCGGACGCGTTGAAGGAAGAGCCGACGCTGCAGGAACGCTTCGACAACGAAGACGAAGTGCATCAGTTGATCGAGCTGGCGCAACGTGTGGAAGGGCTCACGCGCAACGTCGGCATGCATGCGGGCGGCGTGCTGATCGCGCCGGGCAAGCTCACGGACTTCTGCCCGCTCTACACGCAGGGCGAAGACGGCGGCGTGGTCAGCCAGTACGACAAGGACGACGTGGAAGCGGTCGGGCTCGTGAAGTTCGACTTCTTGGGCCTGACCACGCTCACCATTCTCGACTGGGCTGAACGGTATATCCGCCGGCTGGATCCATCGAAGAAAGACTGGAATCTGTCGCAGGTTCCGCTAGACGATCCCGCTTCGTTCCAGATCCTTAAGAAAGCGAATACGGTCGCCGTATTCCAGCTTGAAAGCCGCGGCATGCAGGGCATGCTGAAGGACGCGCAGCCTGACCGGTTCGAGGACATCATCGCGCTGGTGGCGTTGTATCGACCGGGCCCGATGGACCTGATCCCGAGCTTCTGCGCGCGTAAGCATGGCCGCGAAATCGTCGAGTATCCGGACCCGCGCGTGGAATCCGTCCTGAAAGAGACCTACGGCATCATGGTCTATCAGGAGCAGGTGATGCAGATGGCGCAGATCATCGGCGGATACTCGCTCGGTGGCGCCGACTTGCTGCGGCGCGCGATGGGCAAGAAGAAGGCCGAGGAAATGGCCGAGCATCGCGAACTGTTCCGGCAGGGCGCGGCGAAGAATGGACTGACCGCGGTCAAGGCCGACGAAATCTTCGACTTGATGGAGAAGTTCGCCGGCTACGGTTTCAACAAGTCGCACGCGGCCGCCTACGCGTTGCTCGCGTATTTCACGGCGTGGCTGAAGGCGCATCATCCAGCCGAATTCATGGCGGCCAACATGTCGCTCGCCATGGACGACACGGACAAGGTCAAGATCCTGTTCGAGGATTGCCTCGTCAACAAGATGGTCGTGTTGCCGCCGGACATCAACCAGTCGGCGTACCGGTTCGAGCCAGTGCCCGAAGCCGATGGCAAGCGTTCGAAGACCATCCGGTACGGACTCGGTGCGGTGAAGGGCAGCGGGCAGAGTGCTATCGAAGAGATCTTGCGGGCGCGCGACGAAGCGCCGTTCACGGATATCTTCGACTTCTGCACACGCGTGGATCGGCGCATGGTGAACCGGCGCACGGTGGAAGCGCTGATTCGCGCCGGCGCGTTCGATTCGCTGCATGACAATCGGGCGCAACTGATTGCATCGGTGCCGCTCGCCATGGAAGCGGCGGATCAGGCCGCGGCGAACGCCATGCAGTCCGGTCTCTTCGACATGGGCGACGAACCGCAACAAGGTCACGAACTCGTCGACGAACCCATGTGGTCGGACAAGAAGCGCCTGCAGGAAGAGAAGAGCGCGCTGGGTTTCTATTTGTCGGGCCATCTCTTCGACGCCTACAAGACCGAAGTCCGCCGTTTCGTCCGCCAGAAGATCGGCGAGTTGAAGGAAGGGCGCGAGAAGCTGGTTGCGGGCGTGATCACGACCATGCGCACGCAGATGACCCAGCGCGGCAAGATGCTGATCGTCAATCTCGACGACGGCACCGGCCAGTGCGAAGTCACTGTGTTCAACGAGCAGTTCGAGGCGAACAAGGCGCTCTACAAGGAAGACGAGTTGCTGGTCGTGCAGGGTCAGGCGCGCAACGACGCGTTCACCGGCGGCATTCGTTTTACGGTTGAAGCGGCAATGGATCTGGAGCGCGCGCGCAGCAAATACGCGCAATCCGTGAAGGTCGAAATGAACGGCAACGCGGACGCTTTGCGATTGAAGAAGGTGCTGGAAGCGCATAGCGCACCGCCCGAGCAGGCTGCGGCGCCCGCTGCTGTTCAGCCCTCATCGCGGGGCGGCTTCAGAGGCGGCGATCGCGATGGCGGCGGCCGTGGTCAGCGCGTGCCGGTCCCAATCCCGAATGGCCTGAACGTGAGCATCCTGTACCGAAGCGAACACGCGGAAGGCGAAGTGCGGCTTGGCGACGAATGGCGGGTGAAACCAACCGACGACCTCATCACGGCGTTGCGCGGAGAGTTCGCGGGAAGCTCCATCGAAATCGTTTATTGA
- a CDS encoding glycosyltransferase family 4 protein gives MRAGTDARPSLGISANALKQSGGLERYALDLVRGLNAAGYTGERKPAFFARKIDTSQPESAMVAAHRINVSLLPSKLRDSYFNWALKRARKKAQVDVLIGCNRVESSEIAICGGTHIGFLAATGRHERPSDTRQIKIERLQYQQATVIVAHSEMMRDELRALYAVPDSKIRVLYPPVDGARFSPVSAEKRVELRKQFGFANNEIILLFPSSSHERKGLPLIEAALRDSGLPVVIAVAGRPPVQTSEALRYIGYAKNIEDAYRAADFTILASSYEPFGLVGIESVMCGTPVIFPTSIGCVSAIADNAKFTFQPGNADDLRRAVQRALAAKPANASAESILYDTSIAAHVSALLELAVSAAGSTVTV, from the coding sequence ATGCGCGCCGGGACCGACGCGCGGCCAAGTCTCGGCATCTCCGCAAATGCGCTCAAACAAAGCGGCGGCCTCGAGCGTTACGCGCTGGACCTGGTTCGCGGGCTCAACGCGGCCGGCTACACGGGCGAGCGCAAGCCGGCGTTTTTTGCCCGCAAGATCGACACTTCTCAGCCCGAAAGCGCGATGGTTGCGGCGCACAGGATCAACGTATCCTTGCTGCCGTCCAAGCTGCGCGATTCCTATTTCAACTGGGCGTTGAAGCGTGCGCGCAAGAAGGCGCAAGTCGATGTGCTGATTGGCTGCAATCGCGTGGAGTCTTCGGAGATCGCGATTTGCGGCGGTACGCACATCGGTTTCCTGGCCGCGACCGGACGTCATGAACGTCCCTCTGACACCCGTCAGATCAAGATCGAGCGTTTGCAGTATCAGCAGGCCACGGTGATCGTCGCGCACTCGGAGATGATGCGCGACGAGTTGCGCGCGCTCTACGCCGTGCCCGATTCGAAGATCCGTGTGCTTTATCCGCCCGTGGATGGCGCGCGCTTCTCGCCGGTATCCGCCGAAAAACGCGTGGAGCTGCGCAAGCAGTTCGGTTTCGCCAATAACGAGATCATCCTGCTGTTTCCATCCAGTAGTCACGAGCGCAAGGGTTTGCCGCTGATCGAAGCGGCGTTGCGCGACAGCGGCTTGCCCGTGGTGATCGCAGTCGCGGGAAGGCCGCCTGTGCAGACATCGGAAGCGCTCAGATATATCGGGTACGCGAAGAACATCGAGGACGCGTATCGGGCGGCGGACTTCACGATTCTTGCATCTTCGTATGAACCGTTCGGGCTAGTGGGTATCGAGTCGGTGATGTGCGGAACACCGGTGATTTTCCCGACGAGCATCGGCTGCGTCAGCGCGATTGCTGACAACGCCAAATTCACGTTTCAGCCCGGCAATGCCGATGATCTGCGCCGCGCGGTGCAGCGCGCGCTTGCAGCAAAACCGGCGAATGCATCGGCCGAATCCATTCTCTACGACACGAGCATCGCGGCGCACGTCAGCGCCTTGCTGGAACTCGCCGTCAGTGCGGCTGGTTCAACTGTGACAGTTTGA
- a CDS encoding polysaccharide deacetylase family protein, with the protein MKTARAVPVLMYHHVSPAAGAVTVSPTNFADQMAMLAREGYTTLGASAFSAYLAGEPVPEKSVVLTFDDGYLDNWVHAHPVLARHGFTALGFLVSGWINDGPVRSNSVSALPDLPELLGHTASKAAIEAGETDKVIVRWSEIHAMRQAGTFEFHSHTHTHTRWDRVSADPAVRRASLRYDLLEARATLEQNLGEASDHLCWPQGYFDTDYQEEAAAAGFRHLYTVQPGTNVQRGDPGHIFRLDVRDKPAAWLKSRLWVHSRPLLSRLYLKIK; encoded by the coding sequence ATGAAGACGGCGCGCGCCGTGCCCGTGCTGATGTATCACCACGTGAGCCCGGCGGCGGGCGCAGTGACCGTATCGCCGACGAATTTCGCGGACCAGATGGCGATGCTCGCGCGCGAGGGTTACACGACATTGGGTGCGAGCGCTTTCAGCGCGTATCTTGCAGGCGAGCCGGTGCCCGAGAAGTCCGTGGTGCTCACCTTCGACGACGGATACCTCGACAACTGGGTTCACGCCCATCCGGTGCTCGCACGGCACGGATTTACGGCGCTCGGTTTCCTGGTATCGGGATGGATCAACGACGGCCCCGTGCGTTCCAACTCGGTGAGCGCATTGCCGGACCTGCCCGAGTTGCTGGGGCATACGGCATCGAAGGCGGCGATCGAGGCAGGTGAAACGGACAAGGTGATCGTCCGTTGGTCCGAGATTCATGCCATGCGCCAGGCCGGAACGTTCGAATTCCACAGCCATACGCACACGCATACGCGCTGGGATCGGGTGAGCGCGGACCCGGCTGTCAGACGCGCCAGCCTGCGATATGACTTGCTAGAAGCCCGCGCGACGCTCGAACAGAATCTCGGCGAGGCATCGGATCATCTTTGCTGGCCGCAGGGTTATTTCGATACCGACTATCAAGAAGAGGCCGCCGCCGCGGGGTTCCGGCATCTCTACACGGTGCAACCGGGCACGAACGTCCAGCGCGGTGATCCGGGTCATATCTTCCGGCTCGACGTACGCGACAAACCCGCTGCGTGGCTGAAAAGCCGCCTGTGGGTTCACAGCCGGCCGCTTCTCAGCCGCCTTTACCTGAAAATCAAATGA
- a CDS encoding glycosyltransferase family 9 protein — protein sequence MSRLSGRMRIMTRALPRLTLKPLRRKPQVVRRVLIAHHLLLGDTLLLTPLIAKLRAQHPDAQIVLTCPKPIVPLYAGKPFGIDVIPFDPRDQRSVRAVLRSGPYDLGIVAGDNRHAWLALAAGCRWIVGHAHDLPAWKNWPLNQAVPYPDHPGAWADIAAGLIDGPAPRAYRTEDWPAPAPAALAEDDARILQQPYVVLHPGASTDVKRWPDERWRALAAYVETLGLRPVWSGGPSETGLIDAIDPAGRYASFAGRIDLRQVWHMFAGARAIVCPDTGVAHLGRLTGVPTIALFGPGNALIHGAGNYWRDAPFTPVTIAEMPCRDQPDIFRRYVAWARRCDRNTSTCVAWRGDHADCMGFISLEAVCKSLRAALPGVQ from the coding sequence ATGAGCCGACTTTCTGGACGCATGCGCATCATGACCCGCGCATTGCCCCGGCTGACGTTGAAGCCGTTGCGCCGGAAGCCGCAGGTGGTGAGGCGCGTCCTGATTGCGCATCACTTGTTGCTTGGCGACACGCTGCTGCTGACGCCGCTCATCGCCAAATTGCGCGCCCAACATCCGGATGCGCAGATCGTGCTGACCTGTCCGAAGCCGATCGTGCCGCTTTACGCCGGCAAGCCGTTCGGTATCGATGTGATTCCCTTCGATCCGCGCGACCAGCGCTCGGTCAGGGCCGTGTTGCGTTCGGGACCGTACGATCTCGGCATCGTAGCCGGGGATAATCGTCATGCGTGGCTGGCGCTCGCGGCCGGATGCCGGTGGATCGTCGGTCACGCGCACGATCTCCCTGCCTGGAAGAACTGGCCGCTCAACCAGGCCGTGCCCTATCCAGACCATCCGGGCGCGTGGGCCGATATTGCCGCCGGGTTGATCGACGGGCCGGCGCCGCGGGCATATCGGACGGAGGACTGGCCAGCTCCGGCGCCTGCGGCGCTCGCGGAAGACGATGCACGCATCTTGCAGCAACCTTACGTGGTGCTGCATCCAGGCGCGAGCACTGACGTCAAGCGCTGGCCCGATGAGCGCTGGCGCGCGCTGGCGGCTTATGTGGAAACGCTCGGGCTCAGGCCGGTATGGAGCGGCGGCCCCAGCGAAACCGGGTTGATCGACGCAATCGATCCCGCCGGACGGTATGCGAGCTTTGCCGGCCGTATCGATTTGCGTCAGGTGTGGCATATGTTCGCCGGTGCGCGGGCGATCGTCTGCCCTGATACCGGCGTGGCTCATCTCGGACGTCTGACCGGCGTGCCGACCATCGCGCTGTTCGGGCCGGGCAACGCACTGATCCATGGCGCGGGAAACTACTGGCGCGATGCGCCGTTCACGCCGGTTACTATCGCTGAAATGCCGTGCCGTGATCAACCCGATATTTTCAGGCGGTACGTGGCGTGGGCCCGCCGCTGTGATCGCAATACATCGACGTGCGTCGCATGGCGCGGCGACCATGCCGACTGCATGGGCTTTATATCGCTTGAGGCCGTCTGCAAAAGCTTGCGGGCGGCTCTTCCGGGAGTGCAATGA
- a CDS encoding glycosyltransferase family 2 protein: MTRPTLGIALITFNAAARLAQCLEAVAFADEIVVIDGGSTDATAGIAEAHRARVIDAPDWPGFGPQKNRALDALTTDWILSIDADEIVSPELGLAIREALAKPQADVYAVDRLSNFCGNWIRHSGWYPDWIPRLFKRGTARFSDDLVHERLVLTQPDATKVARLNGKLMHYSYEDFETVLRKLDTYSTAGAQQRHAAGKRGSFSTAVLRGAWAFVRTYFLRRGFLDGRAGFMIAVFNAQTVYYRFLKLSQLNQPH; encoded by the coding sequence ATGACCCGCCCAACGCTCGGCATCGCCCTTATCACGTTCAATGCTGCGGCCCGACTCGCGCAATGCCTCGAGGCAGTCGCGTTCGCCGATGAAATCGTCGTGATCGATGGCGGCAGCACCGACGCTACCGCCGGGATCGCCGAGGCGCATCGTGCCCGTGTGATAGACGCGCCGGACTGGCCCGGCTTCGGCCCGCAGAAAAACCGCGCGCTCGATGCGCTGACAACAGACTGGATATTGTCGATCGACGCCGATGAAATCGTGTCGCCCGAACTGGGCCTGGCGATCCGAGAAGCGCTCGCCAAGCCACAGGCCGATGTCTACGCGGTCGACCGTTTATCGAATTTTTGCGGGAACTGGATTCGCCACAGCGGCTGGTATCCGGACTGGATTCCCAGGCTCTTCAAACGCGGCACGGCGCGTTTCTCCGATGATCTCGTGCACGAGCGGCTCGTGCTCACACAACCGGACGCAACAAAGGTCGCGCGCTTGAACGGCAAGCTGATGCATTACTCTTACGAGGACTTCGAGACCGTGCTGCGCAAGCTCGATACGTACTCGACGGCCGGTGCACAACAACGTCACGCGGCGGGCAAGCGCGGCAGCTTCAGCACCGCGGTGCTGCGCGGTGCATGGGCGTTCGTGCGGACCTATTTCCTGCGCCGTGGTTTTCTCGATGGCCGCGCCGGTTTCATGATCGCGGTGTTCAACGCGCAGACCGTGTATTACCGCTTTCTCAAACTGTCACAGTTGAACCAGCCGCACTGA
- a CDS encoding glycosyltransferase codes for MKPLRILHSESSNGWGGQEHRTFKEMLALRERGHTLELVCVPGARLGERLGAEGFTIHTTPMRSGMDVSAVARIRQLLKERRFDVLNTHSGRDSLLGGAAARLAGTPLIVRTRHLALAITSRATYTWLPHKVVAVSQSVRRYLVSEGVPENDVVTIYTGIAKPPSVSRAASTLRAELGLGENAVIAGTVAILRDKKGHADLIRIAKPLIQQRPNLHFVFAGDGPLFDEIRASVQDNGLADHIHMLGLRRDIPNVLAGFDLFVLPTHQEALGTSFIEAMAAGLPVIGTAVDGVPEVIDDGVNGLLVPAHDDRALAAALLRLADAPDDRRRMGDAGLRITQTRFSVDTMANEMAAFYVSSLSERGLA; via the coding sequence ATGAAACCGCTGAGAATTTTGCACAGCGAATCGTCCAACGGGTGGGGCGGTCAGGAACATCGCACATTCAAGGAAATGCTTGCGCTGCGTGAACGCGGCCATACGCTGGAACTCGTTTGTGTTCCGGGCGCGCGGCTCGGCGAGCGGCTCGGCGCGGAAGGCTTCACGATTCACACCACACCCATGCGATCGGGCATGGACGTGAGCGCGGTCGCGCGCATTCGGCAGCTTTTGAAGGAACGCCGTTTCGACGTGCTCAATACGCACAGTGGCCGCGACAGCCTGCTTGGCGGCGCTGCCGCGCGTCTCGCAGGTACGCCGCTGATCGTGCGCACTCGCCATCTCGCGCTTGCCATCACCTCGCGCGCCACGTACACATGGCTGCCGCACAAGGTGGTCGCCGTGAGCCAGTCGGTGCGGCGTTATCTGGTATCCGAAGGCGTGCCGGAAAACGATGTCGTGACCATTTATACGGGTATCGCGAAACCACCGTCGGTGAGCCGCGCGGCATCCACGCTGCGCGCGGAACTTGGCCTCGGAGAGAACGCGGTAATCGCCGGCACGGTCGCAATCCTGCGCGACAAGAAAGGCCACGCGGATTTGATCCGGATTGCGAAACCTTTGATCCAACAGCGTCCAAACCTGCATTTTGTGTTCGCCGGCGACGGACCTCTCTTCGATGAAATCCGCGCGAGCGTGCAGGACAACGGTCTTGCCGATCACATCCATATGCTCGGGCTGCGCCGCGACATCCCCAATGTGCTGGCAGGCTTCGATCTGTTCGTGCTGCCGACACATCAGGAGGCGCTGGGGACGTCGTTTATCGAGGCCATGGCTGCAGGACTGCCTGTGATCGGCACGGCGGTGGACGGTGTGCCCGAGGTTATCGACGACGGCGTGAACGGCCTGCTCGTTCCGGCGCACGACGACCGGGCGCTCGCCGCCGCCCTGCTGCGCCTGGCCGATGCCCCCGACGACCGCCGCCGTATGGGCGATGCCGGTTTGCGCATCACGCAGACGCGTTTTTCGGTGGACACCATGGCGAACGAAATGGCTGCGTTTTATGTGAGCAGCCTGAGCGAGCGGGGCCTCGCATGA
- a CDS encoding nucleotide sugar dehydrogenase codes for MPVAVAFGMQRRTIGFDVSPNRLADLRAGLDRNGEVSRDELAGAQIELTDSVESLKQADFHIVAVPTPISAGAQPDLQPVIRASETVGRALKRGDIVVYESTVYPGVTEEICVPILERESGLCFGTDFTVGYSPERINPGDKLHTFCNIVKIVSGSDARTLDLVAEVYGSVVTAGVFRAGSIKVAEAAKVIENTQRDLNIALMNEAAIIFDYLDIDTREVLDAAGTKWNFLPFTPGLVGGHCIGVDPYYLTHKAQVSGYTPQVILAGRRVNDGMGRFVAERAVKTLIRTGRAPLGAKAVVLGLTFKENCPDLRNSKVIDIVHHLEDYGLNVQLHDPLADPEEAFTEYGASLTAFDALEQADLVVLAVPHRNFLQNTGALIALAKPGAVFADVKSTLPLEEIAAAGLVVWRL; via the coding sequence TTGCCCGTCGCCGTTGCCTTTGGCATGCAGCGCCGCACGATTGGCTTCGACGTCAGCCCGAACCGGCTCGCCGACCTTCGCGCGGGTCTGGACCGCAACGGCGAGGTCAGCCGCGACGAACTGGCTGGGGCGCAGATCGAACTGACCGACAGCGTCGAGAGCCTGAAGCAAGCCGACTTCCACATCGTCGCGGTGCCGACTCCGATCAGCGCCGGCGCGCAGCCGGACCTGCAGCCGGTGATCCGCGCCTCCGAAACGGTCGGCCGGGCGCTCAAGCGCGGCGACATCGTGGTGTACGAATCGACGGTTTATCCCGGTGTCACCGAAGAAATCTGCGTGCCGATTCTCGAGCGCGAATCGGGCTTGTGCTTCGGCACGGATTTCACGGTGGGGTACAGCCCGGAGCGCATCAACCCGGGCGACAAGCTGCACACGTTCTGCAATATCGTGAAGATCGTCTCGGGGTCGGATGCAAGGACGCTCGACCTGGTCGCCGAGGTGTATGGCTCGGTGGTGACGGCGGGCGTGTTCCGCGCCGGGTCCATCAAGGTGGCCGAGGCCGCGAAGGTGATCGAAAACACCCAGCGCGACCTGAACATCGCGCTGATGAACGAGGCGGCGATCATTTTCGATTACCTCGATATCGATACCCGCGAAGTGCTCGACGCCGCCGGCACCAAATGGAACTTCCTGCCGTTCACGCCCGGTCTGGTGGGCGGTCACTGCATTGGCGTGGATCCTTATTACCTGACGCACAAGGCGCAGGTATCGGGTTACACGCCGCAGGTGATCCTTGCGGGACGACGGGTCAACGACGGCATGGGACGGTTTGTTGCCGAGCGTGCCGTCAAGACGCTGATCCGGACCGGCCGCGCGCCGCTGGGGGCGAAGGCGGTCGTGCTCGGGCTCACGTTCAAGGAGAATTGCCCGGACCTGCGCAATTCCAAGGTGATCGATATTGTTCATCACCTCGAAGACTACGGTCTCAACGTCCAGCTCCACGATCCGCTCGCGGACCCGGAGGAAGCTTTCACCGAATACGGCGCGTCGCTGACCGCGTTCGATGCGCTGGAACAGGCCGATCTTGTTGTTCTCGCGGTGCCGCATCGCAATTTCCTGCAAAATACGGGCGCATTGATCGCGCTGGCGAAACCGGGCGCCGTTTTCGCCGACGTGAAGTCGACCTTGCCGCTGGAGGAGATCGCTGCGGCGGGCCTCGTAGTGTGGCGTTTGTGA